The following are from one region of the Variovorax sp. V213 genome:
- a CDS encoding thiamine pyrophosphate-binding protein — protein sequence MTSPRTGGQILVDQLITHGVEQLFCVPGESFLAVLDALHDASIDVTVCRQEGGATMMAEAQGKLTGKPGVCFVTRGPGATNAAAGVHIAHQDSTPLLLFVGQVAREALGREAFQELDYGAVFGTMAKWVVQIDDPARVPELVSRAFHVATSGRPGPVVIALPEDMLTEAATVADAQPYAVVETHPGAAQIAELQQRLSQAQRPVVILGGSRWSEVATRQFAGFAEAFSLPVYCSFRRQMLLSAEHPCYAGDLGLGANPRMLERIRNADLVLLVGGRLSEVPSQGYELLAIPQPKQALVHVHADADELGKLYRPAQGIHATPQAFAEAVCALRPASTPVWQAETKTAREDFLRWSDPAPIRIPGPLQMGEVMQHLREVLPANTIFCNGAGNFATWVHRFWPFRAFASQLAPTSGSMGYGLPAGVGAKRLWPQREVVVFAGDGDFMMHGQEFATAVQYGLAIIVVLLDNAMYGTIRMHQEKHYPGRVSATQLKNPDFRGYAEVFGGHGERVARTEEFRPALARARASGKPAILHCLLDPEAITPGSTLQSIRKAALAAG from the coding sequence ATGACCTCACCCCGCACCGGCGGCCAGATCCTGGTTGACCAGCTCATCACCCACGGCGTCGAGCAGCTCTTCTGCGTGCCCGGCGAAAGCTTCCTGGCCGTGCTCGACGCGCTGCACGATGCATCCATCGACGTGACGGTGTGCCGCCAGGAAGGCGGCGCCACGATGATGGCCGAGGCGCAAGGCAAGCTCACCGGCAAGCCCGGCGTGTGCTTCGTCACGCGCGGACCGGGTGCCACCAACGCGGCGGCCGGCGTGCACATCGCGCACCAGGATTCGACGCCGCTCCTGCTCTTCGTGGGCCAGGTCGCGCGCGAGGCGCTGGGCCGCGAAGCCTTCCAGGAGCTGGACTACGGCGCGGTCTTCGGCACCATGGCCAAGTGGGTGGTGCAGATCGACGACCCGGCGCGCGTGCCCGAGCTGGTGTCGCGCGCCTTCCACGTCGCCACCTCGGGCCGGCCGGGGCCGGTGGTGATCGCGCTGCCCGAAGACATGCTGACCGAAGCCGCCACGGTGGCCGATGCGCAGCCTTACGCGGTGGTCGAAACCCATCCCGGCGCGGCGCAGATCGCCGAGCTGCAGCAGCGCTTGTCGCAGGCGCAGCGGCCCGTGGTCATCCTGGGCGGCAGCCGCTGGTCCGAGGTCGCGACCCGGCAGTTCGCGGGTTTCGCCGAGGCCTTTTCGCTCCCGGTGTACTGCTCGTTCCGGCGCCAGATGCTGCTGTCGGCTGAGCACCCGTGCTACGCGGGTGACCTGGGCCTGGGCGCGAATCCGCGCATGCTCGAACGCATCCGCAATGCCGACCTGGTGCTGCTGGTGGGCGGTCGCCTGTCCGAGGTGCCGTCGCAGGGCTATGAATTGCTCGCCATCCCGCAGCCGAAGCAGGCGCTGGTGCATGTGCATGCCGATGCGGACGAACTCGGCAAGCTCTACCGCCCGGCGCAGGGCATCCACGCCACCCCGCAGGCGTTCGCCGAAGCCGTGTGCGCGCTGCGCCCGGCTTCGACACCCGTGTGGCAGGCCGAGACGAAGACCGCGCGCGAGGACTTCCTGCGCTGGAGCGACCCCGCCCCCATCCGCATCCCCGGCCCGCTGCAGATGGGCGAAGTCATGCAGCACCTGCGCGAGGTGCTGCCGGCCAACACCATCTTCTGCAACGGCGCGGGCAATTTCGCGACCTGGGTGCACCGTTTCTGGCCGTTCCGCGCGTTTGCGAGCCAGCTGGCGCCCACCAGCGGATCGATGGGCTATGGCCTGCCGGCCGGCGTGGGCGCCAAGCGGCTGTGGCCGCAGCGCGAGGTGGTGGTGTTCGCGGGCGACGGCGACTTCATGATGCATGGCCAGGAGTTCGCCACTGCCGTGCAGTACGGGCTTGCGATCATCGTGGTGCTGCTCGACAACGCCATGTACGGCACCATCCGCATGCACCAGGAAAAGCACTACCCCGGCCGCGTGAGCGCCACGCAACTCAAGAACCCCGACTTCCGCGGCTATGCCGAGGTGTTCGGCGGCCATGGCGAGCGCGTGGCCCGCACCGAGGAGTTCCGCCCCGCGCTGGCGCGGGCGCGTGCCAGCGGCAAGCCCGCGATACTGCACTGCCTGCTCGACCCGGAAGCCATCACGCCGGGCAGC